The Victivallis sp. Marseille-Q1083 DNA window ACTTTTGACGTAAGAGCCGACCTTTTTCAGTTCGGTTGGAGCAATGGCGTTGGTGAGCTCATCGGCATCGAAATCACAGTAGACGAGCAAGCCGTCAGATAGTTTATGAGGCGTTTGCGGCTGAATTTCACAGCCACGTGCCACGCCGTCGAAGGGATAGTCGGTCGGATTCAAACCGAAGTGGGCGAGCACGGTTGGTGCTACGTCATAATTATGCGGCGTACCGGCAAGGAATCCCTGCTCGACTGTTTTGCTACAGACCAGAAACGGAATGGTATGTGCATTGCCGTCGGTTACACCATGGCCTCTGCTGTAACCGCCATGGTCGGAGGTGATGATGATGATCCAATCTTCGGTAGCAAATTCGGAACGGGAAGAGATTGCGTCGAGCAGATTGCCGATATAACGGTCACACTGGGCAATGTTATATAAATAGGATGCAGAGTGCGGATAGAAGCCTTCGCTGTGACCGGCGTCATCAGGCAAACTTATAAAAAGCAACGTCATGTCGCCGCCATTTTTCAAAAATTCAACCGTTTGGCGGTTATTTTCCGCATCGTCGTTATAGTGATATGCGATGGCGTCCGAACCACCCCTGATTGTTCCTGATTCGTTCCAAGAGTAAAAGAAAGCGGTAGACAATTCCGGGCGGGCTTGCCGGAGATATTCCAGAAAAATCGGATAATGTTCGTAGTCACCGTCCTTCGTCTGGTCATTCTGGAATACTCTGTTTTTGGCAGCGGTGACGCCGGTAGCGATGGCGGCATGGTTGGGGCCGCTGACGGGAATGCTTTCGGCTTGGGCCCTGGCGTGATCCGCATAAGCGCCATGGTAACCGGGCTGCCATTCGCCTGCTATCAGTTTGTCGATATTTGGCGTTACCGCAGCGTCAAAGACATCGGCCCGGGTGCCATCCAGCATGATGACGAGAGCCTTAGGGGTTCCGGCCTTCAGTGGCAAAACGCCACCAAAGGTGAGGCTGCCGGCAAGCGCAGCCAGACAGTAAAAATTGAATATTTTCATATTATATTCTCATATTGACTATTTTTTCGTTTGAATACAATCAAAGATGACTTTGTGCAAAATTTTCTGAAATACACTTGTAATTCCCGACACTGCCAACAGCGTTGCCGGGAAAAATTCATATCTCATTTGCAAGTCTTTACAATACTTATTGATTGCCTTCCAACAGGTTTTGGTCCAACTTCCCTGTGAAAAAATTTTCTCCGTCCGGCCGGGGGCGCAGAATGATCCGGTCGACGAAAAGGGAAGCGCCCTGATCGGTCTTCAATGGCGCCAGGTAAACGATCATCCGCGGCCCGACTTCGACGTCTTCAATGGTCAACCAGTGGTAACCGCCTTTCAATTCCCCGAATGAATAGGTCGTGGAACGTTCGACCCGGCGCGTCCAGTCATGCAATGCGACCCGGGCGACCGGCGTGTCGTCGGACAATTCCCCTTCGGCGCGGACGCTGACGAACACATCATAATGCGGTATGGCTTCTGCCGGATCGGCCGCCGACCAGTCGGGCAGCCACAGATCGAAAGCCCGGTCGGCATGGTTGTCCGCCGTCCGCAGCGCTTTTCCGTAAGGCGAAGCCGGATCGTCGACGGTAAACGACCGGCTGCCGGGTTTTTCCTGTTCGAAATCATTGACCGAGAATTCGAACCAGGCGTCATCCGGCACTCCGGCGCAGAATTCCGGCACATCGCCGGACCGCCGAAGAAAACGCGGTCCGGCCAGCCGGCGCGGCATTTTCCAGTCCATCAGGCTGATAAGGTTCGCCTCGTTGTAGTTGGTGACCCGGTTGGCTTCGTAAATCGCCCTGATCTCCTTCCAGAGCTGGAGATTGTCCCGGTACTGCTCCTCGGACAGCGCCGGGTTCCAGCCGCAGGATTCCGCCGAGGTCAGAAAAGCGACTTCAAACGGCAGCCTGGCCCGGCGCAGCCGTTCGAGATACACCTGCCGCTCCGCTTCCGGTTCGGCGGCCAGCAACTGTTCCATTTCGGAGAAGGCCCGGAGAATTTCCTGAATCCGTTCATAGGAGAGCCAGTCGTTGGCGTCAAAGCGGTAACAGCCCAGCGACAGTCCGGTCGCTTCGAAATCGTCGCAGAGTTGATCGGTGATTTCCAGCAGCCTGGCGCCGACGGCCGGCGAATAGTAGCCGTCCAGGAATTCCCGCATCAATGCGCGCTGGTCGAGCTGCGGATTCCACAGCAGATGGCCGACAACCCAGCCTTTCAGCAGGAAATCGCCGCAGTTGCCGGTGCCGACGTCGCCCTGGGAAAAGACGGCCGCGACATGGTTGTCGGCATAAAGCCGGATGTTGTCGCCGAGGAACCGGATATTCGGATGGGGGATCATGAAATTGGTATAGTTGCCCAGATAGTCCCAGATCGCCAGTTTGTCGGCAATTTGCGGCCAGGCTTTCAGGTCATCCCGGAAGTCCGCGTTGACATCGGAGTCGTACGACCGGGAAAAATCGTTCAGGAAGGCGCACAGCCGGATCAGTACGTTGTCGCGCACTTTCAACTTCATCGGGGGATCCTGGGCGAAAAGGTAGGCCAGTGTTTCAATCAACACATCGGGATACTCTCCGGCGATCGCTCCGGCGACTTCATTGACTGCCGACACCACCGGCGCGGCCGGGGAACCGCCTTCGGCTTCCAGCGCCCGGCAGTCGTCGCATTGACAGCGCAGCCAGCCGTCCATATGGTCGATGGCGATAATCCGGGCGTCCGGATGCTTCCGCAGAATATTGCGGACGACCTCCGTCAGTTCCCGGCGCATTTCCGGATTGGTCCAGCACAGTTGTTCCGGGTTGCGTTTGCCGGATTCATCCAGCGCATACCAGTCCGGATGTTCCGCGAAGTAGCGGTTCGGCGGCAACAGGATCGTCGCCGTGTGGCAGAAGCCGTTCTGGTATTTGACCTTGCCGCCCCATTCCGGCGGAATCGCCTGATAATCGCCATTGCTCTTCAGCTTGGCGGCGAAGGCCGGATTGGTATTGGGATCGGTGAAATAGGTTTCCCGGCTGAAAAAAGGCGGCGCATAACGGTAGGCCAGGTTGTCCGGCAGTTCGAGCCGGGGAGTCGATGGCACCGACTCCTCACGGGCGCTCCAGAAACGGACGCCCCAGAAATCCTCCAGCAGCGTGTAGACGGCATAAAGCGTGCCGCGCGGCCGGTTGCCGCTGATGAAAAGATTGCCGCCGTGCACCGTCAGCAGAACCGAATCGGCCTTGTCGAGCCATTCGGCGTCAAGTGCCGGGTCTTCGGCCAGCGCCAGAAATTCCGGCGTACAGCCGAGCAGGATATTATGGCCGCTTTTCCGGGGTGTGTTGACGATCGGCAGCTTGACGCCGGCCAGTTGCTGAATGTATTTCTGCAGCTCGCCGGCGGCGGTCTTTTCCGCCGGGATGGCGTCAGCCGCCACGACGATGACATAATCGCTTCTGCCGTCTTTGACGATTTCCAGCGCCGCCGCGTTGCCGGCCAGCGACAAGCTGCCCAGCAGCAGCGCCATGGAGAACCCTTTTCTGAAACCTTTTCTCATGGGAACCTTTCAAATATTTTGTTGCGTACCTTTGATGTTCGTAATAAATTTATCCACGCCGATGACGACCGTGGAAACTGATTTTGCGTTTGCCTTCCCGGTCGTTGGACAAGGAGGGCAAACGCGATGTACTTTCTAATCTGCACAAACCTCAGGATATTATCCTTGATCGTCCGGAAGATATTCCGGATCATTTGTCGGTGCGGAGATTCCACCACGGATAATCGTTCCATTCCACGAATTGCTGTACGCTGTTTGTACTGACATGACCGTCATACCAAACAATATTGAGTCCGTTGCCCCGGCGATGACGCATCGCGTCGTCGACGAATGCTTTTTCATAGGCGTTGCCGTACATCAGTAAAGTGTATTCGTGTGCCCGGGTACCTTCCCAACCTTGCGAACCGTCAGCCAGCATGTTGAGTGTCGACGGGCCGCCTTTGGAAACCAGCGAGCTGGTGATCGCCTTGTAATAATATCCGCCATCGTAATAGCCGGCGGTAAAGCCATACAACAAACAGAAGCCGTAGCCGGTGTAATTATAAGCAGTGCTGGTTGTGAAGGCTCCGTCGTTCGGTCCCGCTCCCCAGCTTGGACATTGCAGCACTTTGCTATTGTCTGAAATAAAGCCTTCATCGGCCAGCAAGTCGGTCCAGAAGCCAAATTCATCTCCGGGAGCCAGACACGGCGTGTAGTAGTCGCTATTGCTGTCGGCATACATGATTTCGGCCAATCCCAGTTGCTTGAGGTTGTTGACGCAACTGATGTTTTGGGCGGCGTCTTTGGCTCGGCCAAGGGCCGGCAACAACATGCTGGCAAGAATTGCAATAATAGCAATCACTACTAAGAGTTCGATAAGTGTGAATTTTTTCATTTCGTACATCCTTTCTGTTCTTGTTCTGTTTTCTGTTTCGTTAATTGGTGCTTTTCGATATTTTTGAGATGCTTTAACGTCAAAGCAATTTGGAAAAATTTTTTATGGCGGACCGGTCGTCGCCCGGACCATCAGCGACGTATCCAGCAATTGCGAGGAAACATCCCGGTCCTGGAGCAGATCGAGCAGCATATTGCCGGCCAGCCGGCCGATCTCCTCTTTGGGCTGGGCGATCGTCGTCAGCGGGTAGAGCACCTGCCGGGCGGCAAGTTCGAGATCGTCGAACCCGATGATCGACAGATCCCTGGCAATGCGGCGGTTCAGCTTCAACGCCGCCTGAATCGCGCCGAGGGCGGCGAAGTCCGAGGCGGCGAACAAGGCGGTAATTTCCGGCGCCCGCCGAAGCAGCCGGACGGCCGCCGCTTCGCCGTCTTCGATCGACATTTCGCAGTCTTCGAAGTATTTTTTCGGGATTTCGAGACCGTTGGCCTTCAATTCGGCCAGAAATCCCAGATGGCGCTGGCGCATCGCCACACAGCCGGTATCATGGGTGATCATGCCGATGGCGGTATGGCCGAGCTCCAGCAGATGGCGTACGGCGGTCCGGGCGCCCCGGTAGCTGTCAACCATGACGAAATAATCGCTGACAGCCGGCAGGTATTCCATGATTTGAACGACCGGCATCGTCGCGGAAATGGCGCAGTAATCATCCTCCAGCTCCCGGCTCGGGTAGATGATAAGCCCGTCGATTTTGCGCTTCAGCACCCGCTGCAGCGCCCGCCGCTCATTGTCCGTTCCAACGTAGAAGTTGCTCAGCAGCAACGAAAAATCCCGGTCGTAAGTGACGTCTTCGATACCGGCGATGATGTTGCCGAAAAAGCTGGTGTTGATGTAGGGAACCACCGCGCCGATCAGATAACTCCGCTGGGTGACCAGCGACAGCGCCGCCGTGTTCGGCACGTAGTTCAATTCCCGGGCGGTAGCCAGAATTTTTTCCCGGGTCACCCGCGACAGGCGGCCGGTGCCGTTGATTCCCATCGACACCGCCTGGCAGGAGATACCCAACCGGCTGGCGATATCTTTGATGGTCACGGATTTTTTGGTTGCGGTGAGCACGGTTTTCTGGTCCTTTCGGAAATCTACGAGTTTTGATGATTTGCTATAACGTTAAACCACAATGAAGATTATAGCAAAACTTTTTCGGAAAGTCAATAGCCGGAAAGAATTTTTTTGAAAAAAATTGATTTTTTACCATGAAAAACCATCCATACCGCCTGAATTTTTCCGCCAATGGCGCGATATTGCCAGAATGGTGTCCGCCTGCCGGCGGAACTGGTTTATGCAGAAAATTCGCCTGCGGCATGTATCAGGTTTCCGGCGGAGTCGATTTCCGCCGGGCTTCCCGGCGGTAGAAATCGGCCATGTTCCCGTCGCCGTCCCCGGCATCGGCCGCCGGCTTGTCCGGGATTTCCGGCTCGGCGGCCGTTTGCCGCCGCCCGGCCAGCAGCAGACCGAGTTCGAAGAGCAGCCAGGTCGGAATGGCCAGCAGCAGTTGGCTGATGACGTCCGGCGGCGTCAGGACGGCTGCCAGAATCAGGATCAGCACGATGATATAGGGCCGCTGGCGGCGCAGCGTCGAAGCCTGGACGACGCCGAATTTGACCAGCAGCAGCACGAACAGTGGAAATTGGAACATCAGGCCGAACGCCAGCATCAGCCAGCCGGCCAGGTTGAGAAAATTGCTCAATCCCAGCACCGGTTTCAACTCGGGCGTCGCGAAACCGGCGGCGAAGCGCATGACCATCGGCAGAATCACGCCGGCACAGAAGGCGACTCCCGCCAGAAACAGCACGGAAGAGAAAACGATGCCCCACTTCAGCGCCCGCCGTTCTTTTTCGTAAAGTGCCGGCAGCAGAAAACGCCAGATTTGCCAGGCGCAGTAGGGATAACCGAGCGCCAGCGCCAGGATCAGCGCCAGCTTCAACCGGGCGATGAAAACCTCCATCGGCGAAAAAAAGCTCAGCGCTCCCAGTTCCGGCGGGCAGCTCCAGCGAATCAGCGCATCGATGCAGTAAGAGGTCAGCCAGTAGCCGACCGGATAGAGCAACGCCGCGGCGGCGACGCAATGCAGCAATGCGTTCCGCAGCGCTTCCAAATGGGAAATAAACGATTGTTCCGGCGCGTCAGGCATCTTTCTTCGGTGAATCGGTTCGGGATTGGTCGTCGTTTTCCGCCCGCTTTTCGGCGGCGTCCATCAGCTCCCTGGACTCCTTTTCCAGCGAATTTTTCGCTTTTTTGAATTCATAAGAGGCCCTGCCCAGCGCCCGGGCCAGTTCCGGAATCCGTTTGGCGCCGAACAGCAACAGGACGACGACCAGGATTAAAATGATTTCTGTGGCTCCGATGTGCATGATTCATACTCCTTGGGTGAATGATTCAAATGATAGTCTGCCCGGTTTTCAGGTAAAGGTCCATGCTGCCGGAACGGAATCCTTCCAGATCCAGCGCCAGGTAGCGAAACCCCAGTCTTTTGAGTTCGCCGGCAATTTCCCGGCGCTGCCGCCAGAATTCCGGCAGTTCCGGTTCGTCGATCTCGATTCTGGCGACCTCGCCGTGCAGGCGGATTCGGACGATCCGGAACCCGCGTCGTCGGATCGCTTCCTCGCCGGCTTCCACCAGTTGAAAACCGGCCGGCGTCAGTTCGGCGCCATAGGGGAAACGGGTGGCCAGACAGGGCGCGGCCGGCCGCTGCGCCACCGGAATCTCCAACCGTTCCGCCAGGCTCCGGATTTCGTTTTTGGCGATGCCGAGTTCGGCCAGCGGGCTGAGCACCGCCAACTCCTGCAGCGCCCGCCGGCCCGGCCGGTACTGCTGCAGATCGTCGAAGTTCGTACCGTCGAGCAGGTGTTGCAGTTCCGCCTCATCCGCCAATTTCCGCAGCGCTTCGAACAACTGCTTTTTACAACGGTAACAGCGGTCCGGCGGGTTGCGCCGCAATTCCGGATCGGCGAAACCGTCGACCGTCAGAATCCGGTGGCGGACCCGGCAGCCGGCGGCCAGCCGGCCGGCCAGCGCCACATCGGTTCCGGGTTGGAAATTCGATGCAAAGGTGACGGCCAGCACCCGATCCGGCTGCTGCCGGGCGAACGGCGCCAGCAGCGCCAGCAGCAGCGCGCTGTCGACACCGCCGGAAAGAGCCAGACAAATTCCCGCCGGAATGCGTTCCGCCAGATAGCGCCTTAATTCTTCCAATCGATCGGCGCCGACATTTTCCTGCCTCATAATGTTCCTTTCCGGCGAAATCAGCGATCCTGCCGGGCCGCTTCGGTTTGCGCCTCGCTGTACAGCGCCGGAAAGGCGATACCGGTCGCTTCGGCCAGCCGCTTGACACTCTCGTATTCCGGATAATAGAACGATTCGTTGCCGAATGTGCATTTCTTGACCGCCACCTCGCCGCCGGGGAGCTGGACGGTTCGCGATTCCCGCCTCAGACAACTGCGTTCGACCCGGTAGCGCCGGATGCCGATCGTCGTCGTCGTCCGGAAAATCACCGCCTCCAGCGCAGTCAGGTCGGCGGCGTCGGCGATGACCCGCAGCAGCCAGCCGGGCCGATTTTTCTTCATGAATACCGGCAGATAGTGGACATCCAGTGCGCCGGTCGTGAACAATTGCTCCATGGCCAGCCCCAGCGCCTCGCCGCTGCAATCGTCCAGGTTGGTTTCCAGAATCCATTTGCCGTCGTCATCGCCGGCCGCCGGTGGGGCGGTCGCTTCCAGCAGCATCGCCCGCAGCAGATTCGGCCGGCCGAAATCGCGTTTTCCGGCTCCCAAGCCGATTTTGCGGATCGTGAAATTCTCCGGCCGCGCCGGCCGGTTGCGCAGCGCGGCGGCGATGGCGGCGCCGGTCGGCGTCACCATCTCGCCGTTGACTTCGGTGATGGCCAGCGGCAACTGGTAGGCGGCGGCGATTTCCGCCACCGCCGGCACCGGCACCGGCAATTCGCCGTGCTGACAGCACACGAAACCGCTGCCTTCAGTCAAGGTCGAAACGACCGTTTCTTCAATGCCCAGATCGTCGATGCAGACCGCTGCCGCGACGATGTCGACGATCGAGTCGATGGCGCCGACTTCATGAAAGTGAACTTCGTCGACCGTCACTCCGTGCGCTTTGGCTTCCGCGACTGCGACGATATGGAAGATTTTTTTGGCTAGGGCGTTGGCCCGGGGCGACAGCGCGCCGCGGTCGATGATGGCCTGAATGTCACGCCAGTTCCGGTGGACATGGCGGCGGCTTTCCGGGTCGTGGTGATGATGGTGGTGATGGTCGTGGTCGTCAGCCAGCGAGACCGTGAAATCGCAGGCGCGCATGCCGTGGCGGCGGACGGTGGAGACGGTGTAGGAATAGCCCGGCAATTGCAGACTCGCCAACGCGCGGTCCAATTTTTCGCGGTCGGCTCCGAGGTCGAGCAGCGCCGCGACGGTCATATCGCCGCTGATGCCGGAATGGCACTCCAGATACAGAATCATATTTCCTTCTTTCGGTTGATCAAACGATTGATTTGACCGGCCAGATAGCCGGCGCCGAAGCCATTGTCGATATTGACCACCGCCATCCCTTCGGCACAGGAATTCAACATGGTCAGCAGCGGCGCGATACCGCCGAACGACGCTCCATAACCGACCGAAGTCGGCACCGCGATGACCGGGACTTCCACCAACCCGGCCAAAACACCGCCCAGCGCCCCTTCCATGCCGGCGACGGCGACGATGGCGCTGGCATGGCGAATCGTTTCCAGCCTGGCGAACAGCCGGTGAATGCCGGCGACGCCGATATCGTAGACGCGTTCGACCCGGCTGCCGAAGAATTCGGCCACCTGCGCCGCCTCTTCCGCCACCGGCAGGTCTCCGGTTCCGCCGGTGCAAACGGCGACCAGGCCGACTGCGGCGGCCGGCTGCTCCGGCGCGACGGTCAGTACGCGCGACACCGGATCGAAGGCGGCGAGGGGGCACGCCGCTTTCACCGCTTCAAATTGCGTTTCGGTCGCCCGGGTGCCGAGCACACCGGTACCGGCGGCCTGAAAATGACGGACGATTTCGACCAATTGGCCGGCCGTCTTGCCGGGACAATAGATCACTTCGCCGTAGCCGGTGCGCAACTGGCGGTGATGGTCCAGTTTGGCGAAGCCCAGCTCTTCAAACGGCAGTTGCCGCAGTCGTTGCGTTGCTTCGTCGATGGACAACCGGCCCTCTTTCACCTGTTGCAGAAACTGTGGAACGTCCATATGCGATACTTTCGATTTGGTCAGATCAGCCATTCGCCGCCGGCCTGGTCGGCCGGAGTTTCGACTTTCGGCGCATTTTCCCGGAAGAATTGAACCGGGTCGGCCGCCTCGACCTGAATCGGCACCGGAAATACCCGGATCGCTTTGACCGGCCGGACCGGACAGGGGTATTCGCAACTGCCGCAGCCGATGCAGAGCTCTGCGGTCAACTGCGGGATTCTGACCCCGGCAGCGCCCGCTTTCATCCGCAACGCCCCGGTCGGACAATGCTCGGCGCAAGCGCCGCAATCGGTACCGTCCTGGACGGCGACGCAGCAGGATGGATCGAATTGAGCCAGCCCGATCCGGCAACGCTGCTTGGCGGCCAGCGTCAGCGGCAGCAGTGCCCCGGTCGGACAGACTTCTCCGCAGCGGTTGCAGTTGAATTCGCACATGCCGCGGTCGAATTCCAGGTGGATGGCTCCGTGCTGAATGCCGGCCGGCCGCAGGACGTTGCCGCGGCAATTGGTGACGCAAAGCTGGCAGGAGGTGCATTTCGAGGCGAACCGCGCCGCCGAACCGGCTCCCGGCGGATAGATGGAAGTTGCCGTTTCCGGCTGCAGCCTGCTTCCGGGCCTGGCTGCCCAGCCGGCACCGGCGCCGAGCAGCGCAAGGGCGCCGACCGTGCCGCCGACCAGAAAGTCACGGCGGGAAGGATCGATAGTTGACGCCGCTCCGGCCGGTCTGCCGTAGCGGATGGCGCGCGGCCGGCAGGCGGCCAGACAATTCAGGCAGCGCAGACAGCGTTCGTTGTCGAGCGCGCCGTTGGCCGGATCGATGCAGCCGGCCGGGCAGACCTCGACGCATTGGCCGCACTTGACGCAACGCTCGGTCAGGCGCAATTGCAGCAGGCCGCGGGCGGAACAAAGCCCGAGCAGCGTGCCGACCGGGCAGATGGCCGTGCAGTAGAACCGCTTGCGCCAGAGCACCAGGGCGAACAGCGCCGCCAGCGGGATCAGCCCGGTCAGCAGCGACAGCAGCGTCACCGGCCGGATGATCAACATCCGGTCCGGGAACAGCCAGTTATACAACTGCGTGTAGAGCGGGGAAAACACCGCGGCGGTGATGGCGCCGAAGTTGGAAAATGGTTCGAGCAGCCGGAAGGCAATCGCCCAGCCGCCGATCAGCAATCCGAAGGCCAACGCGGCAATGCCGTAACGCAGTTTGCGGTAATTCGGCACCGGATGTGCCCGCCGCCGGGAAAGCCAGCCGAGGAAATCCTGCAGAATGCCCAGCGGGCAGATCACGGCGCAGTAAAAACGGCCGAACAGAAAAGTGCCGGCCAGCAGCAGCAGTGCCGCCGCCAGAATGCCGATCGAAAATGCCGCGAACAGCCGGGCGATGTCGGCGCCGAGCTGCAGCGCCAGCAGACCGGCCAGCGCCTCCATTCCGGTTCCGAAAGCCAGTGCGGCCAGCAGGATCGAGATGGTTGCGACGACGATGCGCCCGTAACGCGGCAGCCGTTCTTTGCGCATACGGTCAGACCTCCAAGCGGATGACGTTCAGCTTGGCCGGATCGGAGAAGCCCAACCCCATTTTTTCCGCCAGTTCGATATACGGCACATTCGCCAGTGGGTAGCCGATCAGTTTGGTCGCCATCGCGTCGATGGCGACGATATCGCGCGACAGCAATTGATATTGCAGCAGCCGGACATCCTCGGTGGAGACGCCGCGCGGGCCGTTGGAAACCATAATCCGGTAGGCGTCGACGATATTCAGATCCGGCTGCCGGTAAAGAACGGCGTCGGCGATCGACTGCGGCAGGTTGTTGCCGTGCATGAACTGCCGGTTCCAGACCAGCCCCATGAAATTTTTCATCGCGGCGGTCATCTGGGCGCCGCCGTGGTGCTTGAGAATCGGCACGTTGATAAAGACGTCGGCGTCGAGGATCGCCTGGTGGATTTTGGCTTTTTTCATGCTCAGCGCCGCCGGGCGGTCCACTTCGCGGTAATGCGATTCCAGATGAGCCGGCAGCATCTTGCCGCCGGCATCGGTGACGGCTTTCTCAATGCCGCTGTTTTTATAACAACTGCTCCATTCGTTACAGGTGTGGTCGAACACTTCCACCCCGGAAGCACCGGCGGCCAGCGCCTGCCGGACGATTTCAGCGACCAGTTCCGGATTGGTGTTGGCCGCCTCCTCCGGGGTGCGGTCCCAGCCGATATTCGGCTTGACGACGACGCTCTGGCCCGGCTTGACGAAGGAAGCCATGCCGCCCAGCGCTTCAATGCCGCGCCGGAACATTGCGACCGGCTCGCCGTTGCGGACGGCCACCAGATCGGTTTTTCCGGCCGTTTCCGTTTCGGAGGCAATCAGTTTGCCGCCCGGCAGTTTGGTGGCGATGGCGGCGAAGGCGGCAGTGGCGGCGGCGGTTTTCAGAAATTCACGTCTGTCCATGGTTTTACTCCTCGCAGGTTGTTTTGCTGACAATCGGGCAAACACCCTTGTTCCGGTCGCATGACACCGGAACAAAAGAAAAATATCCGTTTGGAAGATATTTGTCAATACTTTCAACCACATTTTGGTGAAAATAACTTTGCAAAAACATTGGACGAATTGTATAATCAAACGGATGGTTCCGGTCCGGAGCATTTTCGGCGCCGGGCCGGATCTTCGGCATGAAAAAATTGAAGTCCGTTTTTGGGAGAACAGACCATGACATTAGATGACACGAACCGGGTGAGCACCCGGGTGGAACCGGTTTGCGGCCGCGAAGTTCCGCTGCTGGGATTTGGCGGCATGCGGTTGCCGACTGTGGCGGAAGGCAAAGAGGAAATTGACGAAGCCAAGGCGTTGGAGATGGTCGATTATGCCTATCGGCATGGCGTCAATTATTTCGATACCGCCCGGCCGTATCACGGCGGGTTGTCGGAGCCGTTTTTCGGACGGGCGTTGTCGCGTTATCGGCGGGAAAGTTTTTTCCTGGCGACCAAGATGTCGAGTTGGATGATGAAGCAGCCGGCCGAAGCGGAGGCATTTTTCGACGCGCAGCTCGAAAGCTGCCGGACGGAATATTTCGATTTTTATCTGCTGCACTCGTTGTCCAGCCAGGCCGACTATGAAGCTTTTTATGAAGCCGGCGGCGCGCTGACTTATCTGCAGCGCCAGAAAGCCGCCGGCCGTATCCGCCGCCTGGGTTTTTCCTTTCACGGTT harbors:
- a CDS encoding twin-arginine translocase TatA/TatE family subunit, which encodes MHIGATEIILILVVVLLLFGAKRIPELARALGRASYEFKKAKNSLEKESRELMDAAEKRAENDDQSRTDSPKKDA
- a CDS encoding type II secretion system protein; the protein is MYEMKKFTLIELLVVIAIIAILASMLLPALGRAKDAAQNISCVNNLKQLGLAEIMYADSNSDYYTPCLAPGDEFGFWTDLLADEGFISDNSKVLQCPSWGAGPNDGAFTTSTAYNYTGYGFCLLYGFTAGYYDGGYYYKAITSSLVSKGGPSTLNMLADGSQGWEGTRAHEYTLLMYGNAYEKAFVDDAMRHRRGNGLNIVWYDGHVSTNSVQQFVEWNDYPWWNLRTDK
- the larE gene encoding ATP-dependent sacrificial sulfur transferase LarE — translated: MRQENVGADRLEELRRYLAERIPAGICLALSGGVDSALLLALLAPFARQQPDRVLAVTFASNFQPGTDVALAGRLAAGCRVRHRILTVDGFADPELRRNPPDRCYRCKKQLFEALRKLADEAELQHLLDGTNFDDLQQYRPGRRALQELAVLSPLAELGIAKNEIRSLAERLEIPVAQRPAAPCLATRFPYGAELTPAGFQLVEAGEEAIRRRGFRIVRIRLHGEVARIEIDEPELPEFWRQRREIAGELKRLGFRYLALDLEGFRSGSMDLYLKTGQTII
- the tatC gene encoding twin-arginine translocase subunit TatC; this translates as MPDAPEQSFISHLEALRNALLHCVAAAALLYPVGYWLTSYCIDALIRWSCPPELGALSFFSPMEVFIARLKLALILALALGYPYCAWQIWRFLLPALYEKERRALKWGIVFSSVLFLAGVAFCAGVILPMVMRFAAGFATPELKPVLGLSNFLNLAGWLMLAFGLMFQFPLFVLLLVKFGVVQASTLRRQRPYIIVLILILAAVLTPPDVISQLLLAIPTWLLFELGLLLAGRRQTAAEPEIPDKPAADAGDGDGNMADFYRREARRKSTPPET
- a CDS encoding DUF4838 domain-containing protein, whose amino-acid sequence is MRKGFRKGFSMALLLGSLSLAGNAAALEIVKDGRSDYVIVVAADAIPAEKTAAGELQKYIQQLAGVKLPIVNTPRKSGHNILLGCTPEFLALAEDPALDAEWLDKADSVLLTVHGGNLFISGNRPRGTLYAVYTLLEDFWGVRFWSAREESVPSTPRLELPDNLAYRYAPPFFSRETYFTDPNTNPAFAAKLKSNGDYQAIPPEWGGKVKYQNGFCHTATILLPPNRYFAEHPDWYALDESGKRNPEQLCWTNPEMRRELTEVVRNILRKHPDARIIAIDHMDGWLRCQCDDCRALEAEGGSPAAPVVSAVNEVAGAIAGEYPDVLIETLAYLFAQDPPMKLKVRDNVLIRLCAFLNDFSRSYDSDVNADFRDDLKAWPQIADKLAIWDYLGNYTNFMIPHPNIRFLGDNIRLYADNHVAAVFSQGDVGTGNCGDFLLKGWVVGHLLWNPQLDQRALMREFLDGYYSPAVGARLLEITDQLCDDFEATGLSLGCYRFDANDWLSYERIQEILRAFSEMEQLLAAEPEAERQVYLERLRRARLPFEVAFLTSAESCGWNPALSEEQYRDNLQLWKEIRAIYEANRVTNYNEANLISLMDWKMPRRLAGPRFLRRSGDVPEFCAGVPDDAWFEFSVNDFEQEKPGSRSFTVDDPASPYGKALRTADNHADRAFDLWLPDWSAADPAEAIPHYDVFVSVRAEGELSDDTPVARVALHDWTRRVERSTTYSFGELKGGYHWLTIEDVEVGPRMIVYLAPLKTDQGASLFVDRIILRPRPDGENFFTGKLDQNLLEGNQ
- a CDS encoding alkaline phosphatase family protein, coding for MKIFNFYCLAALAGSLTFGGVLPLKAGTPKALVIMLDGTRADVFDAAVTPNIDKLIAGEWQPGYHGAYADHARAQAESIPVSGPNHAAIATGVTAAKNRVFQNDQTKDGDYEHYPIFLEYLRQARPELSTAFFYSWNESGTIRGGSDAIAYHYNDDAENNRQTVEFLKNGGDMTLLFISLPDDAGHSEGFYPHSASYLYNIAQCDRYIGNLLDAISSRSEFATEDWIIIITSDHGGYSRGHGVTDGNAHTIPFLVCSKTVEQGFLAGTPHNYDVAPTVLAHFGLNPTDYPFDGVARGCEIQPQTPHKLSDGLLVYCDFDADELTNAIAPTELKKVGSYVKSNVKPGKFDGALELPRSDGIHEYVELVGSETYFADRQEFTISMWVKMPPEQLGDALLISNKDWRDGSQPGFALIAAKQAQYASQPGIGLNLGLANQQRVDMAQFDIEPEQWMFLAVTLNANQTLQLSQGSTNGTLYFINAPADRAELISGMPWHLGQDGTGQYPFNYGGKLDDFAMWNRALSKEELKTIFESGRGGLALGDLLTRQ
- a CDS encoding LacI family DNA-binding transcriptional regulator, giving the protein MTIKDIASRLGISCQAVSMGINGTGRLSRVTREKILATARELNYVPNTAALSLVTQRSYLIGAVVPYINTSFFGNIIAGIEDVTYDRDFSLLLSNFYVGTDNERRALQRVLKRKIDGLIIYPSRELEDDYCAISATMPVVQIMEYLPAVSDYFVMVDSYRGARTAVRHLLELGHTAIGMITHDTGCVAMRQRHLGFLAELKANGLEIPKKYFEDCEMSIEDGEAAAVRLLRRAPEITALFAASDFAALGAIQAALKLNRRIARDLSIIGFDDLELAARQVLYPLTTIAQPKEEIGRLAGNMLLDLLQDRDVSSQLLDTSLMVRATTGPP